The following are encoded together in the Arthrobacter sp. Y-9 genome:
- a CDS encoding general stress protein — translation MSNLFGAPRIPEELRSVPQGVTVGSYNSYLDAQKAVDYLADQQFPVQYVSIVGNDLKLVERVTGRLSYPRVAMSGLLSGVWFGLFIGLLLSLFSPGGAFSVVTSVLMGAAFFALFGIVSYAMQRGKRDFTSTSQVLASSYDVIVAPEVAGEASRLLLQLPMRGNDGGNRKPGQQQGPQGGQHSGYGQGHGQGYGQPQEPQRPEAWGNPYGQRAEDAGQQAQAPEQQAPSTVSSDYRDLPDGRPQYGVRLNQTPPAAPAAPAHEPQHAEPQPAEQQFAEQQHDAGYQPDAAPQTEPQGEHAQQPDGQQDDGQAQHDEPQQGRHGEQPTKDPRGE, via the coding sequence ATGTCGAACTTGTTTGGTGCACCCAGGATTCCCGAGGAGCTCCGTTCCGTGCCGCAGGGCGTGACGGTGGGCTCCTACAACTCCTACCTCGATGCCCAGAAGGCCGTGGACTACCTGGCGGACCAGCAGTTCCCCGTCCAGTACGTCTCGATCGTGGGCAACGACCTGAAACTCGTGGAGCGCGTGACCGGCCGTCTGAGCTACCCGCGCGTGGCCATGTCCGGCCTGCTCAGCGGCGTGTGGTTCGGTCTCTTCATCGGTCTGCTGCTGTCTCTGTTCTCCCCGGGCGGCGCGTTCTCCGTGGTGACCTCGGTGCTGATGGGCGCGGCTTTCTTCGCGCTCTTCGGCATCGTCAGCTACGCCATGCAGCGGGGCAAGCGGGACTTCACCTCGACCAGCCAGGTGCTGGCCAGCAGCTATGACGTGATCGTGGCACCTGAGGTCGCGGGGGAGGCGAGCCGGCTGCTGCTGCAGCTTCCCATGCGGGGCAACGACGGCGGCAACCGGAAGCCCGGCCAGCAGCAGGGTCCGCAGGGCGGTCAGCACTCGGGCTACGGGCAGGGCCACGGTCAGGGCTACGGCCAGCCGCAGGAACCGCAGCGGCCCGAGGCCTGGGGCAATCCGTACGGACAGCGCGCCGAGGACGCCGGCCAGCAGGCTCAGGCGCCGGAACAGCAGGCGCCGTCCACGGTGTCCTCGGACTATCGCGACCTCCCGGACGGCCGCCCGCAGTACGGTGTCCGGCTGAACCAGACGCCCCCGGCGGCTCCCGCCGCGCCGGCCCACGAACCGCAGCACGCTGAGCCGCAGCCGGCTGAACAGCAGTTCGCGGAACAGCAGCACGACGCCGGGTACCAGCCCGACGCCGCTCCGCAGACGGAGCCGCAGGGCGAGCACGCGCAGCAGCCGGATGGCCAGCAGGACGACGGCCAGGCGCAGCATGACGAGCCTCAGCAGGGCCGGCACGGCGAGCAGCCCACCAAGGACCCCCGGGGCGAGTAG